The Actinomycetota bacterium DNA window AGCAGCTCCTCGTGCGGGATCGAGCCGTCGGGCGCCACGTTGTAGACGCCGTCGAGGCGCGAGGTGATGGCGAGGTGCGCGGCGGCGATCAGGTCGTCGTGGTGCAGGAACTGCGCAGGCGGACCGGGGCCGCGCATGCGCACCGGCAGGCCCTCGCGGAAGGCCTGCGACAGGTGGCCGTCGATCGCCGGGCCGACCACCGTGACCGGGCGCAGGATGGCGACGGGCAAACCCGGATGGTCGTCGGCCCACTCGGCAACCAGGCGCTCGATCTCAGCCTTCTGCGTCGCGAAGGTGACACCCGGGTTGGGCCGGAGCGGCGCGTCCTCGGTGAGGGGCACCGGATTGTTGGGCCACGCGCCGTAGACCATGGCGCTCGAGACGACGACGATCCCGCCGATCCCCGCGCCGGCGGCCGCCTCGAGGACTCGCCGCGTCCCCTCGATGTTGGCCCGTTCGGTGAGCGCGGCATCCGCTCGCGGTGCGACGAGGAACGAGAGGTGGGCAACGGTGTCCGCCCGCTCGAGCACGGATTTGAGGTCGGCGGACGCGAGGTCGAGCTGGTGGAACTCGAGTGACGGCGGCCGGAAAACAGGGTCGCGGGCATCGATGCCGATGATCCGGTCCACCGAAGGGTCGTCGGCCAGTCGCCGCAGCACCAGTTGACCCGCGCCGCCCGACACACCCGTGATCGCAATGGTCGTCACAGACCTACGATGCCCCCGTGAGCACTCCCGGTCCACCCGGTGGCTTCAACCCCTTCGACAAGCTCTTCGGTGACCTGGGCCGCATGTTCGCCCAGCAGGGACCGGTGAACTGGGACGTGGCCCGGCAGATCGCGCTCTTCCTGGCGACCGAGGGTGAAGCAGAGGCCAACGTCGATCCGCTCGAGCGGATGCGGCTCGAGGAGCTCGTGCGCGTCGCCGACC harbors:
- a CDS encoding NAD-dependent epimerase/dehydratase family protein yields the protein MDRECSRGHRRSVTTIAITGVSGGAGQLVLRRLADDPSVDRIIGIDARDPVFRPPSLEFHQLDLASADLKSVLERADTVAHLSFLVAPRADAALTERANIEGTRRVLEAAAGAGIGGIVVVSSAMVYGAWPNNPVPLTEDAPLRPNPGVTFATQKAEIERLVAEWADDHPGLPVAILRPVTVVGPAIDGHLSQAFREGLPVRMRGPGPPAQFLHHDDLIAAAHLAITSRLDGVYNVAPDGSIPHEELLALAAPRLRVRLPWGTGGRVGRQAWAAGLVETPSALTPYLEQPWVVANDPLRAAGWEPQHTNAEAFVASAEPSAFQDMSVRRRQQLTLGAAAGGLVAVAGGVVAIVRRARHRPD